A genome region from Anastrepha obliqua isolate idAnaObli1 chromosome 4, idAnaObli1_1.0, whole genome shotgun sequence includes the following:
- the LOC129246426 gene encoding V-type proton ATPase subunit C: MSEYWLISAPGDKTCQQTYDTMNNLCSKQNNLCNNYKFHIPDLKVGTLDQLVGLSDDLGKLDTYVEQITRKVAAYLGEVLEDQRDKLHENLLANNTDLSVYITRFQWDMAKYPIKQSLRNIADIISKQIGQIDADLKTKSTAYNSLKGNLQNLEKKQTGSLLTRNLADLVKKEHFILDSEYLTTLLVIVPKILANDWLANYEKITDMIVPRSSQMITQDNDYCLFNVTLFKKVVEEFKLHARERKFIVRDFVYNEEELAAGKNEMTKLITDKKKQFGPLVRWLKVNFSEAFCALVHVKALRVFVESVLRYGLPVNFQAILIEPNKKSAKRLRECLNQLYGHLDGASAGGQSNAASMDAVDIPGLGFGQSEYYPYVFYKLNIDMVETAKI, from the exons ATGTCCGAGTATTGGCTTATTTCAGCCCCTGGCGACAAAACATGCCAGCAAACGTACGACACCATGAACAATCTCTGTAGCAAACAAAATAATCTGTGCAACAACTATAAGTTTCATATACCCGACTTGAAG GTCGGTACACTCGATCAATTGGTCGGACTCTCCGATGATTTGGGTAAACTGGATACTTATGTGGAGCAAATTACACGCAAAGTTGCCGCCTATTTGGGTGAGGTGCTCGAGGATCAACGCGATAAGTTGCACGAAAATTTGCTCGCCAACAACA CCGATCTTTCCGTGTACATTACCCGCTTTCAATGGGATATGGCCAAGTACCCGATTAAGCAGTCGTTACGTAATATTGCCGATATTATTTCGAAGCAAATTGGGCAAATTGACGCCGATTTGAAGACCAAGTCAACGGCCTACAACAGCCTGAAGGGTAACTTGCAAAATTTGGAGAAGAAGCAAAC CGGCAGTTTGCTGACCCGTAATTTGGCCGATTTGGTCAAGAAGGAGCACTTCATTCTCGATTCGGAGTATTTGACCACATTGCTGGTAATTGTGCCAAA AATTCTTGCTAACGATTGGTTGGCCAACTATGAGAAGATCACCGACATGATTGTGCCACGTTCCTCGCAAATGATCACACAAGACAATGATTATTGCTTGTTCAATGTGACACTATTCAAGAAGGTGGTGGAAGAGTTCAAGCTGCATGCGCGTGAACGTAAATTCATTGTACGCGATTTTGTGTACAATGAAGAAGAATTGGCAGCTGGCAAAAATGAGATGACCAAGCTCATAACCGACAAGAAGAAGCAATTC gGCCCATTGGTCAGATGGTTGAAGGTGAACTTCAGCGAAGCTTTCTGTGCTTTGGTGCATGTGAAGGCGCTGCGCGTATTTGTAGAATCCGTTTTGAG ATACGGTTTACCCGTCAATTTCCAAGCCATCCTCATCGAACCCAACAAGAAGAGCGCGAAACGTCTACGCGAATGTCTTAACCAGCTGTATGGGCACTTGGATGGCGCTTCGGCTGGTGGTCAAAGCAATGCCGCCAGTATGGAT GCCGTTGACATCCCCGGTTTGGGCTTTGGCCAATCAGAATACTATCCTTACGTGTTTTATAAACTGAACATCGATATGGTGGAAACAGCAAAAATCTAA